One window of the Natrinema sp. CBA1119 genome contains the following:
- a CDS encoding type II secretion system F family protein — MSLQTDDSGGSGMSASSDALGDRFYPVYDRLFGEDNEFVADIETKLAQARMSDTVELYLSRAIGIGFISGLSLWLVGLMLGYGIFAIGLLSNEALIGIPVGHGLLLSIIELLRVPAVVFFTGLVFGSIGFAIGFGSMVAIPYSRASARKREINMLMTDSVSFMYALSVGGLNQLEIIEAMAQADDTYGEVAKEFQSIVKETEYFDIDYRTAIRKQALQTPSDDLSQFLTDMLSIVNSGGDIESFLEDKKEKHMRTAKQEQELTLETLELFGEMYMTLSLFPLLLIIIMVVMKMIPNANVTDQMLYMVVYGLIPMIGVGFLVLVSTVKHDEPGDGYLSMGNTSQRTETGQKGGLLSLGLVEQFTGAHSVFDRVKNREGTYETLEVLRKPHLFFRDNPLVTLALTVPMVLVIVVTAMVTGSAPTSWQGMLDKPIWGTFIYVYLPLYITAIPLSIFREWNVRHRNSVVNKLSEDLRKLSSSNDTGLTLLESLKSVSDTTNGKLAREFEMMHTKVNYGTSLKEALIEFNNKYHIPRLARTTRLITEAQEASNQISDVLRTAATASENHDDIERERKSRTRMQIVIIIMTFMTVLAVIAILKTQFIDTMAGLNAGGGGAEASSSAGGGSGMEGANLSENIDVDMLSVLFFHAVTLQAIISGFICGYIRDADLLSGLKYAIGLSSIALIGWMLVA; from the coding sequence ATGAGTCTGCAAACTGACGACAGTGGCGGCTCAGGGATGTCGGCCAGCTCCGACGCGCTGGGTGACCGGTTCTATCCGGTGTACGATCGCCTGTTCGGCGAGGACAACGAGTTCGTCGCCGACATCGAGACGAAGCTCGCACAGGCTCGGATGAGCGATACGGTCGAACTCTACCTCTCACGGGCGATCGGAATCGGGTTCATCAGCGGCCTAAGTCTCTGGCTGGTCGGCCTGATGCTCGGCTACGGCATCTTCGCGATCGGTCTCCTCTCGAACGAGGCACTTATCGGTATTCCGGTCGGTCACGGACTCCTCCTCAGCATCATCGAACTGCTTCGGGTACCGGCCGTCGTCTTCTTCACCGGGCTGGTGTTCGGCTCGATCGGCTTCGCGATCGGCTTTGGCTCGATGGTCGCGATTCCCTACTCGCGCGCCTCGGCCCGCAAGCGCGAGATCAACATGCTGATGACCGACTCGGTCTCGTTTATGTACGCCCTGTCGGTCGGCGGCCTAAACCAACTCGAGATAATCGAGGCGATGGCTCAGGCCGACGATACCTACGGCGAGGTCGCAAAGGAGTTCCAGAGCATCGTCAAGGAGACCGAATACTTTGATATCGACTACCGGACGGCGATCCGGAAACAGGCACTCCAGACGCCAAGCGACGACCTCTCGCAGTTCCTGACCGACATGCTCTCGATCGTCAACAGCGGCGGCGACATCGAGAGCTTCCTCGAGGACAAGAAAGAAAAGCACATGCGCACCGCGAAGCAAGAACAGGAGCTCACCCTCGAGACGCTCGAACTCTTCGGCGAGATGTACATGACGCTGTCGCTGTTCCCGCTCCTGTTGATCATCATCATGGTCGTCATGAAGATGATACCGAACGCGAACGTAACGGACCAGATGCTCTACATGGTCGTCTACGGGCTAATTCCAATGATCGGCGTTGGGTTTCTCGTTCTCGTGTCGACGGTCAAGCACGACGAGCCCGGCGACGGCTACCTCTCGATGGGAAACACCAGCCAACGGACCGAAACCGGGCAGAAAGGCGGATTGCTGAGCCTCGGACTCGTCGAGCAGTTTACCGGCGCGCACAGCGTCTTCGACCGGGTCAAGAACCGCGAGGGGACCTACGAGACGCTCGAGGTGCTGCGGAAGCCACACCTCTTCTTCCGAGATAATCCCCTGGTGACGCTCGCGTTGACCGTACCGATGGTGTTGGTCATCGTCGTGACGGCCATGGTAACCGGGTCGGCTCCCACCTCCTGGCAGGGGATGCTCGACAAGCCGATCTGGGGGACGTTCATCTACGTCTATCTCCCCCTCTACATCACGGCGATCCCGCTCTCGATCTTCCGCGAGTGGAACGTTCGACACCGTAACTCCGTCGTCAACAAGCTCTCGGAGGACCTGCGAAAGCTCTCGAGTTCGAACGATACCGGGTTGACCCTGCTCGAGTCGCTCAAGTCCGTCTCCGATACCACGAACGGGAAACTCGCTCGCGAGTTCGAGATGATGCACACGAAGGTCAACTACGGGACGAGCCTGAAGGAGGCGCTCATCGAGTTCAACAACAAGTACCACATTCCGCGACTCGCCAGGACGACTCGACTGATCACCGAGGCCCAGGAAGCGTCGAACCAGATCTCGGACGTGCTCCGGACGGCTGCGACTGCGAGCGAGAACCACGACGATATCGAGCGCGAACGGAAGTCCCGGACCCGCATGCAGATCGTGATCATCATCATGACGTTCATGACGGTGCTCGCGGTGATCGCTATCCTCAAGACGCAGTTCATCGACACGATGGCGGGACTCAACGCCGGCGGTGGTGGTGCCGAAGCCAGCTCCAGTGCTGGCGGGGGAAGCGGAATGGAAGGAGCCAACCTCAGCGAGAACATCGACGTCGACATGCTGTCGGTGTTGTTCTTCCACGCGGTGACGCTGCAGGCGATCATCTCCGGATTCATCTGTGGATACATCCGGGATGCAGACCTATTGAGCGGATTGAAGTACGCGATCGGTCTGTCCTCGATCGCACTCATCGGCTGGATGTTGGTGGCCTAA
- a CDS encoding protein-glutamate O-methyltransferase CheR: protein MIGDGGGDTDTTANGAAGTGSDADDEEAVASDDAFTTLLEFVEDELAFATSHYNDSYLDRRVSSRMRRTQNDSYATYFETLRSDPDEQDALLEALSINVTGFFRNPDVWAGIRTILRRLSETADTVRVWSAACADGREPYSVSMLAHDDPEIDESAVSVLGTDISSPALETARNGVYEESRTIDLDDQLSFLDDYHRYVDVDGRTYRIGDAVKRSVRFQRHDLINDEPKSGFDLVICRNLFIYIDNAYKESMLETIARSLRRDGYLVIGKAETIPPTLKSAFDVREARLRIYQREGNGSDADRLTRRPNSSSES, encoded by the coding sequence GTGATTGGCGACGGCGGTGGCGATACGGACACGACCGCCAACGGCGCTGCCGGAACCGGTTCCGACGCTGACGATGAGGAAGCTGTCGCCAGTGACGACGCGTTTACCACCCTTCTCGAATTCGTCGAGGACGAACTGGCGTTCGCGACGAGCCACTACAACGACAGCTATCTCGATCGCCGCGTTTCCTCCCGAATGCGGCGCACCCAGAACGACAGCTACGCGACGTACTTCGAAACGCTTCGCTCCGATCCGGACGAACAGGACGCGCTCCTCGAAGCGCTGAGCATCAACGTCACGGGGTTCTTTCGCAACCCGGACGTCTGGGCCGGAATTCGGACGATCCTCCGTCGGCTCTCCGAGACAGCGGACACGGTCCGGGTCTGGAGCGCCGCCTGTGCCGACGGCCGGGAGCCGTACTCGGTGTCGATGCTCGCCCACGACGACCCTGAAATCGACGAGTCGGCCGTCTCCGTTCTCGGGACCGACATCAGTTCTCCGGCACTCGAGACGGCACGCAACGGGGTCTACGAGGAATCGCGGACCATCGATCTGGACGACCAACTTTCCTTTCTCGACGACTATCACCGCTATGTCGATGTCGACGGCCGGACCTACCGGATCGGCGACGCCGTGAAACGATCCGTCCGCTTCCAGCGCCACGATCTGATCAACGACGAGCCGAAGTCGGGATTCGACCTCGTCATCTGTCGCAACCTGTTCATCTACATCGACAACGCGTACAAGGAGTCGATGCTCGAGACGATCGCGCGGTCGCTTCGACGGGACGGCTACCTCGTCATCGGCAAGGCCGAGACGATTCCGCCGACACTCAAGTCGGCGTTCGACGTCCGCGAGGCGCGCCTTCGGATTTACCAGCGAGAGGGCAACGGTTCGGATGCTGACCGACTCACCCGGCGTCCGAACTCGAGTTCCGAGTCCTAA
- a CDS encoding chemotaxis protein CheD: MKTYGTEPGAPTPVQVGISELVVSDGDDTLKSYGLGSCLAIALYDPGSGIGGLAHVMLPDGDAADNSDRKPGKYADTAIRALLRRMVEQGANYTTVEAKIAGGSDMFEFESFGEGVGQRNIAAAKSELEKLGVPLEAEDVGGEYGRTVEFTPGTGVLTIKTSDGDNGVTEL, translated from the coding sequence ATGAAAACCTACGGTACCGAACCGGGCGCACCGACGCCGGTCCAGGTCGGCATCTCGGAACTCGTCGTCAGTGACGGCGACGACACGCTCAAATCCTACGGGCTGGGTTCGTGCCTGGCCATCGCGCTGTACGATCCCGGATCGGGAATCGGTGGGCTGGCACACGTCATGTTGCCGGACGGCGACGCCGCGGATAACAGCGATCGCAAACCCGGGAAGTACGCCGACACGGCGATCCGCGCACTGCTGCGCCGGATGGTCGAGCAGGGCGCCAACTACACCACCGTTGAGGCGAAAATCGCCGGCGGCAGCGATATGTTCGAATTCGAGAGTTTCGGAGAGGGCGTCGGCCAGCGAAACATCGCCGCCGCGAAGAGCGAACTCGAGAAGCTCGGCGTCCCGCTCGAGGCAGAAGACGTCGGTGGGGAATACGGTCGGACCGTCGAATTCACGCCGGGAACGGGAGTACTCACCATCAAGACCTCGGACGGCGACAACGGAGTGACGGAGCTGTGA
- a CDS encoding chemotaxis protein CheC, with the protein MKLDVNALGTFYRMAREGAGLAAGRLTHMLGVETQLGVTKLNFMRGQEIRRDFEDSTEKVGVRVKLTGAIEGYSVVVFERENALRIVETLLAEAGPDADVDTDAGEIDEFDEMTESAATEVGHIINSGFIDGWADVLEAVIDVSTPEFVEGQSAEPFFGDIDEAPGDDDLALLFQSRIETVGTEVGFSHYLFPKRESMATLLEQLRTSEGIEYDKLDGFDRMAERGAEEVAKTATTLTGIDTSVEIRRLNFVSLEAIPEQVANEKLVGVAFEFDGMPSGYLLFLFDEESAHEIVDAMVPMEVDEDGFGEMGTSAIKELGNIMASGFLDGWANVLDTTIDHSPPEFIHDIGAAAVDPVIIQLGENQEFAFVFDTVVMADGREFDCEVYAIPDESDLERALNNLDVDRIEEAPTTAEFQEVDTT; encoded by the coding sequence ATGAAACTCGACGTCAACGCGCTCGGTACGTTCTACCGAATGGCTCGAGAGGGGGCCGGCCTCGCGGCGGGCCGACTCACGCACATGCTCGGCGTCGAGACGCAGCTTGGCGTGACGAAACTCAACTTCATGCGGGGCCAGGAGATCCGGCGCGATTTCGAGGACTCGACCGAGAAGGTCGGCGTCCGGGTCAAGCTGACCGGCGCGATCGAGGGCTATTCTGTCGTCGTCTTCGAGCGCGAGAACGCGCTGCGAATCGTCGAGACGTTGCTCGCGGAAGCGGGTCCCGACGCGGACGTCGATACCGATGCCGGCGAGATCGACGAGTTCGACGAGATGACCGAGAGCGCCGCGACCGAGGTCGGCCACATCATCAACAGCGGCTTCATCGACGGCTGGGCCGACGTGCTCGAGGCGGTCATCGACGTCTCGACGCCGGAGTTCGTCGAGGGTCAATCCGCCGAGCCGTTCTTCGGAGACATCGACGAAGCCCCGGGCGACGACGATCTCGCCTTGCTCTTCCAGAGCCGGATCGAGACCGTCGGCACCGAGGTCGGATTCAGTCACTACCTCTTCCCGAAACGCGAGTCGATGGCGACGCTCCTCGAGCAACTGCGAACCAGCGAGGGCATCGAGTACGACAAACTCGACGGCTTCGACCGGATGGCCGAGCGGGGTGCCGAGGAGGTCGCCAAGACGGCGACCACGCTGACGGGGATCGACACCAGCGTCGAGATCCGTCGGCTCAACTTCGTCTCGCTCGAGGCGATCCCCGAACAGGTAGCGAACGAGAAACTCGTCGGCGTCGCCTTCGAGTTCGACGGGATGCCAAGCGGCTATCTCCTCTTCCTGTTCGACGAGGAGTCGGCCCACGAGATCGTCGACGCGATGGTGCCGATGGAAGTCGACGAAGACGGCTTCGGCGAGATGGGAACCAGCGCGATCAAGGAACTGGGCAACATCATGGCCAGTGGCTTTCTCGACGGCTGGGCGAACGTCCTCGATACGACGATCGATCACTCGCCGCCGGAGTTCATCCACGATATCGGTGCGGCGGCTGTCGACCCGGTGATCATCCAACTCGGCGAGAATCAGGAGTTCGCGTTCGTCTTCGACACCGTCGTCATGGCCGACGGCCGCGAGTTCGACTGCGAAGTGTACGCGATCCCCGACGAGTCGGACCTCGAGCGGGCGCTGAACAACCTCGACGTCGATCGGATCGAGGAGGCCCCGACGACGGCTGAGTTTCAGGAAGTCGATACCACATGA
- a CDS encoding chemotaxis protein CheC, producing MTMMVDIRKLSFINEMAKVGTNGVANNMSKLTGEDAQMEVTKTNFIDVDDIGSQLDGGKRVGVRVRLLDPPHGHILILFPEASAKKITAIMLRDVVDDMGDVSGKMARSAVEEMGNMMASGFIDGWADVLGRAIDIAAPQLVYAPTGDIVTRTAGLGGDDLALFFDSDLSVPSYQIEAEIYAFPDLEEFVEMVNGIEVHPA from the coding sequence ATGACGATGATGGTCGACATTCGAAAGCTGAGCTTCATAAACGAAATGGCGAAGGTCGGGACGAACGGCGTCGCCAACAACATGAGTAAACTGACCGGCGAAGACGCCCAGATGGAGGTGACCAAGACGAACTTCATCGACGTCGACGACATCGGGTCTCAGCTCGACGGCGGGAAGCGAGTCGGCGTCCGCGTCCGACTACTGGACCCACCACACGGACACATCCTCATCCTCTTCCCAGAGGCGAGCGCGAAGAAGATCACGGCGATCATGCTTCGCGATGTCGTCGATGACATGGGAGACGTCTCCGGCAAGATGGCCCGCAGCGCCGTCGAGGAGATGGGGAACATGATGGCAAGCGGCTTCATCGACGGCTGGGCCGACGTGCTCGGGCGCGCAATCGATATCGCCGCCCCCCAGCTCGTCTACGCGCCGACCGGTGACATCGTCACCCGGACGGCCGGGCTCGGTGGCGACGACCTCGCGCTGTTCTTCGATTCGGACCTGTCGGTCCCGAGCTACCAGATCGAAGCCGAGATCTACGCGTTCCCGGACCTCGAGGAGTTCGTGGAAATGGTCAACGGCATCGAAGTCCACCCCGCATGA
- a CDS encoding Hpt domain-containing protein, with translation MTDYLTDFVQESEERITELNNALLTLERDPDDEEAMENIFRIAHTLKGNCGAMGLDAASDLAHAIEDLLDAVRGDEIDVTPELMDVVFDGVDELETMVDEVAATGEIETDPSATIEALRTHLEDVENEAATGLVTPAADEIDDVCSRFEPPADAGHDVYLARLSIAEREGVNNGELVVDALIDAFDLIGTDPPRETIEAGAHGDQFDAVFATAVGESAISSGLEPVEEVADFELVDVSDRFETADEAAPTADQLADSAERADDISPEEAQDLEVDDLLDEFTEFDDLDEMVEDVGDDELEVFENMGEAGSFDDLLDEDDLDAEPREPPATPLDEADDAATPDSETATDDNPDTAEADSTAEADNVDDAGAVFDELKDEVEMVGFDELQDELAELEFDEFDDEDEVGMDELLGEDVDDDAFLDGEEPSESAVDDILVDAESDEALAADAADDEDETETSGVDTTAAVGVDEDSVADDSGLEPATEPDEDVIADDDDVAGAEADDNVAAAETDDVAGGPDDEIEAASAPDRIDESEPTDSKSDVPSDDPVETATAEDDATADEAPVGDVAAADSTSDAVADEQIADEPVADEHAVDESVADEHAVDESVADDTVSDDTDETDANGVDDDAADDGIAAADTADAEPVGDADESPTATDATETESTDDAPVEGDDSTLETDETGGGFENDDGLESAPDDVEQATATDDDTVSGGSFGADADVEAEFEPTAAFSDDLEEATDDSDPFDDEDEGTFDDDVFDDPATESDDSDADDDFESEFGDDLSDDLDDEAFAGTDEFDIGGVDLDSPAASGEDDDSSEPSAASFGDDAADSDADTDDEAAVRIIDEPEFERPEIDIPESSDRPDADAETDEIQSVRVDVEQIDSLLTLVEGLVTSRVRLRHAAEADDDGDDALETELDALSGLTTDLQETVMDIRLVPLETVTNRLPRVVRDIARDQDKAVEFEMTGEDVELDRSILDRIGDPLIHLVRNAVDHGIEPPEDREGGGKPREGTVEVHADRARDRVTITVEDDGAGLDPDRLRSEAVAADILDEEEAAAMSDDEAYDLIFHPGLSTVDEVTDVSGRGVGMDVVKRTVEELDGTVSIDSEAGEGTTVTMRLPVTVAIDEILFVESGGEEFGVPTKAVQDIESAGAIETVDGESVLPGDGSDYPVVSLADVLETPTPGANGDGMVVRIRGEVRDVALHCDHVHGQQEVVVKPFEGFMSGVPGISGATVRGRGEVVNILDVTTL, from the coding sequence ATGACTGATTATCTGACAGACTTCGTTCAGGAGAGCGAAGAACGAATTACGGAACTGAACAACGCCTTGCTCACCCTCGAGCGGGACCCCGACGACGAGGAGGCGATGGAGAACATCTTCCGGATCGCCCACACCCTCAAGGGGAACTGCGGGGCGATGGGGCTGGATGCGGCCAGCGACCTCGCCCACGCGATCGAGGATCTGCTCGACGCCGTCCGCGGGGACGAGATCGACGTGACGCCGGAGCTGATGGACGTCGTCTTCGACGGCGTCGACGAGCTCGAGACGATGGTCGACGAAGTCGCCGCGACCGGCGAGATCGAGACGGATCCGTCGGCGACGATCGAGGCGCTTCGAACGCACCTCGAGGACGTCGAGAACGAGGCGGCAACCGGACTCGTCACGCCCGCGGCGGACGAGATCGACGACGTGTGCTCGCGGTTCGAGCCGCCGGCCGACGCCGGTCACGACGTCTATCTCGCACGGCTTTCGATCGCCGAGCGGGAGGGCGTCAACAACGGCGAGTTGGTCGTCGACGCATTGATCGACGCGTTCGATCTGATCGGGACCGATCCGCCCCGCGAGACGATCGAGGCCGGGGCCCACGGCGACCAGTTCGACGCCGTCTTCGCCACCGCGGTCGGCGAGAGCGCGATCTCCTCCGGTCTCGAGCCGGTCGAAGAGGTCGCGGACTTCGAACTCGTCGACGTCTCCGATCGGTTCGAGACAGCCGACGAGGCGGCGCCGACGGCGGATCAGCTTGCGGATTCGGCCGAGCGGGCCGACGATATTTCGCCCGAGGAAGCCCAAGATCTCGAGGTTGACGACCTGCTCGACGAGTTCACCGAGTTCGACGACTTAGACGAGATGGTCGAGGACGTCGGTGACGACGAACTCGAGGTCTTCGAGAACATGGGCGAGGCCGGCTCGTTCGACGACCTGTTGGACGAGGATGATCTCGACGCCGAGCCGCGAGAACCGCCCGCAACGCCTCTCGACGAGGCCGACGACGCGGCGACTCCCGACTCGGAGACGGCGACCGACGACAACCCCGATACGGCTGAGGCGGACTCAACGGCCGAAGCCGACAATGTCGACGACGCCGGCGCGGTCTTCGACGAACTCAAAGACGAGGTCGAAATGGTCGGCTTCGACGAGTTGCAGGACGAACTCGCGGAACTCGAGTTCGACGAGTTCGACGACGAGGACGAGGTTGGTATGGACGAGCTCCTCGGTGAGGACGTCGACGACGACGCGTTCCTCGACGGCGAGGAGCCGTCCGAGAGCGCGGTCGACGACATCCTGGTCGATGCGGAGTCGGACGAGGCCCTCGCTGCGGACGCGGCCGATGACGAGGACGAGACCGAAACATCCGGTGTCGACACGACGGCGGCCGTCGGCGTGGACGAAGACTCTGTGGCGGACGACAGCGGCCTCGAGCCGGCGACCGAGCCGGACGAGGACGTGATCGCCGATGACGATGACGTAGCCGGTGCCGAAGCGGATGATAACGTGGCTGCTGCCGAAACGGATGATGTGGCTGGCGGACCGGACGACGAGATCGAGGCCGCATCCGCACCTGATCGGATCGACGAGTCCGAACCAACGGACTCGAAATCCGACGTTCCCAGCGACGATCCGGTCGAGACAGCCACGGCCGAGGACGACGCAACGGCCGACGAAGCTCCCGTTGGGGACGTCGCGGCGGCCGACTCGACTTCTGACGCCGTTGCGGACGAGCAAATCGCCGACGAACCAGTTGCGGACGAACACGCTGTCGACGAATCAGTTGCGGACGAACACGCTGTCGACGAATCAGTTGCGGACGACACAGTCAGCGACGATACCGATGAGACTGACGCCAACGGAGTCGACGACGATGCAGCCGACGACGGTATCGCCGCGGCCGATACCGCTGACGCCGAACCGGTCGGCGACGCTGACGAGTCCCCGACAGCCACCGATGCAACCGAAACCGAGTCGACCGACGATGCTCCCGTCGAAGGCGACGATTCCACCCTCGAGACCGACGAAACCGGCGGCGGTTTCGAAAACGACGATGGCCTCGAGTCCGCGCCAGACGATGTCGAGCAAGCCACCGCTACGGACGATGACACCGTATCCGGCGGTTCCTTCGGTGCTGATGCTGACGTCGAAGCGGAGTTCGAGCCGACGGCGGCCTTCAGCGACGACCTCGAGGAGGCGACGGACGACTCGGATCCGTTCGATGACGAGGATGAGGGAACGTTCGACGACGATGTGTTCGATGACCCCGCGACCGAGTCGGATGATTCAGACGCGGACGATGACTTCGAAAGCGAGTTCGGGGACGATCTGTCCGACGACCTCGACGACGAGGCGTTCGCCGGAACCGATGAGTTCGACATCGGCGGGGTCGACTTGGACTCGCCCGCCGCGTCTGGGGAAGACGACGACTCGAGCGAACCGTCGGCGGCGTCATTCGGCGACGATGCGGCCGATTCGGACGCCGACACGGACGATGAAGCGGCCGTCCGGATCATCGACGAACCCGAATTCGAGCGTCCGGAGATCGACATCCCCGAGTCGAGCGATCGGCCCGACGCCGATGCCGAAACCGACGAAATCCAATCGGTCAGGGTCGATGTCGAACAGATCGACTCGCTGCTCACGCTCGTCGAGGGGCTGGTGACGAGCCGCGTCCGACTCCGTCATGCGGCCGAGGCCGACGACGACGGCGACGACGCGCTCGAGACGGAACTCGACGCGCTGTCGGGCCTGACGACCGATCTGCAGGAGACGGTGATGGACATCCGTCTGGTGCCCCTCGAGACGGTGACGAACCGCTTGCCGCGGGTCGTCCGCGACATCGCCCGCGATCAGGACAAGGCGGTCGAGTTCGAGATGACCGGCGAGGACGTGGAACTCGACCGGAGTATCCTCGATCGGATCGGCGATCCGCTGATCCACCTGGTCCGCAACGCCGTCGACCACGGGATCGAACCGCCGGAAGACCGCGAGGGGGGCGGGAAACCCCGCGAGGGGACCGTCGAGGTACACGCCGATCGCGCGCGCGATCGCGTGACGATCACGGTCGAAGACGACGGTGCCGGGCTCGACCCCGACCGACTTCGCTCGGAAGCCGTCGCGGCTGACATCCTCGACGAGGAGGAAGCGGCGGCGATGTCCGACGACGAGGCCTACGACCTCATCTTCCATCCCGGCCTCTCGACGGTCGACGAGGTGACCGACGTTAGCGGTCGCGGCGTCGGGATGGACGTCGTCAAGCGGACGGTCGAAGAGCTGGACGGCACGGTCTCGATCGACAGCGAGGCGGGCGAGGGGACAACCGTCACGATGCGGCTCCCGGTAACGGTCGCTATTGACGAGATCCTGTTCGTCGAAAGCGGTGGCGAAGAGTTCGGCGTCCCGACCAAAGCCGTCCAGGACATCGAGTCCGCCGGGGCGATCGAGACGGTGGACGGCGAATCCGTCCTCCCCGGCGACGGCAGCGACTATCCCGTCGTCTCGCTGGCCGACGTCCTCGAGACGCCGACTCCCGGCGCGAACGGCGACGGGATGGTCGTCCGGATCCGCGGTGAGGTCCGCGACGTCGCGTTGCACTGCGACCACGTCCACGGTCAGCAGGAGGTCGTCGTCAAGCCCTTCGAGGGCTTCATGAGCGGCGTGCCGGGGATAAGCGGTGCGACGGTTCGGGGACGGGGAGAGGTAGTCAACATCCTTGACGTGACGACACTATGA
- the cheB gene encoding chemotaxis-specific protein-glutamate methyltransferase CheB, whose protein sequence is MTRVLVVDDSRFMRTVIGNALDEAGYEVETAANGADGVELASTFDPDVVTMDVEMPEMGGIDAVERIMATNPTMILMLSVHTERGTEATLDALERGAVDFLHKPDGSDSRNIAHLTDEVVAKVDDFAEANVSSVALARATAAAHSTRSGRAGGPGHNTVTGNAVAGGGSDAQLRHDSGTTGPDATPDIGTTSATDEAAEPIAVDGDRADAPTIVLGASTGGPKIVERLFERLPAALEAKVLVVQHMPPDFTTRFAERLDARSAYDVTEAADRDRLAAGEAAVAPGNAHLEVASDVGGRLRLRLDDGERVHGVRPAIDVTMESAAERVSDALCGVVLTGMGRDGAAGIEAVKAAGGRTIAQDEETSPVFGIPCRAIETGCVDAVAPAHDIADAIVNAFTTDGETDD, encoded by the coding sequence ATGACGCGAGTACTCGTTGTCGACGACTCGAGGTTCATGCGGACAGTCATCGGCAACGCGCTCGACGAGGCCGGCTACGAGGTCGAAACGGCGGCGAACGGTGCGGACGGTGTGGAACTCGCCTCGACCTTCGACCCGGACGTCGTCACGATGGACGTCGAAATGCCCGAGATGGGTGGCATCGACGCCGTCGAGCGGATCATGGCGACGAATCCGACCATGATCCTCATGCTCAGCGTTCACACTGAACGCGGTACGGAGGCCACGCTCGACGCTCTCGAGCGCGGTGCCGTCGATTTCCTTCACAAGCCCGACGGCTCCGACTCGCGCAACATCGCCCACCTCACGGACGAGGTCGTCGCGAAAGTCGACGACTTCGCCGAGGCGAACGTCTCGTCGGTCGCGCTCGCTCGTGCCACCGCGGCGGCCCACTCGACCCGATCGGGACGCGCCGGCGGCCCGGGACACAACACTGTGACCGGAAACGCGGTCGCGGGCGGCGGATCCGACGCACAGCTTCGCCACGACAGCGGGACGACCGGTCCCGACGCCACTCCGGATATCGGGACTACGTCCGCCACCGACGAAGCGGCCGAACCGATCGCCGTTGACGGTGACCGGGCGGACGCGCCGACGATCGTCCTCGGCGCGTCGACCGGCGGCCCGAAGATCGTCGAACGGCTGTTCGAACGGCTGCCGGCGGCTCTCGAGGCGAAGGTGCTGGTCGTCCAGCACATGCCCCCCGACTTTACGACCCGCTTCGCCGAGCGACTCGACGCTCGGAGCGCGTACGACGTCACCGAAGCCGCGGATCGCGATCGGCTCGCGGCCGGCGAGGCCGCGGTCGCACCGGGAAACGCCCACCTCGAGGTTGCGAGCGACGTCGGCGGCCGCCTCCGCCTGCGACTCGACGACGGCGAGCGGGTCCACGGCGTGCGGCCGGCGATCGACGTGACGATGGAAAGCGCCGCCGAACGGGTCTCCGACGCGCTCTGTGGCGTCGTGCTGACCGGGATGGGCCGCGACGGCGCGGCCGGCATCGAGGCGGTCAAGGCCGCGGGCGGTCGAACGATCGCTCAAGACGAGGAAACGAGCCCCGTCTTTGGCATCCCGTGTCGGGCGATCGAAACGGGCTGCGTCGACGCGGTCGCACCCGCCCACGACATCGCCGACGCGATCGTCAACGCGTTCACGACGGACGGTGAGACCGATGACTGA
- the cheY gene encoding chemotaxis protein CheY, giving the protein MSTGVLIVDDSHFMRNLLRQILEQDYRILGEASNGAEAVKLYKEHDPDIVMMDIVMPKCNGIKATAAIKKIDPDARVIMCTSVGQREKMKLAVKAGADGYVTKPFEEPSVRKALSDVVAA; this is encoded by the coding sequence ATGTCGACAGGGGTGCTCATCGTGGACGACTCTCATTTTATGCGGAACCTACTGCGGCAGATCTTGGAACAAGATTACCGCATTCTCGGAGAAGCGTCCAACGGAGCAGAAGCCGTCAAACTGTACAAAGAACACGACCCCGACATCGTCATGATGGATATCGTGATGCCGAAATGCAACGGCATCAAGGCGACCGCGGCGATCAAGAAAATCGATCCGGACGCCCGCGTCATCATGTGTACGAGCGTTGGACAGCGTGAGAAAATGAAACTCGCCGTGAAAGCTGGTGCGGACGGCTACGTGACGAAACCGTTCGAAGAGCCCAGCGTTAGAAAGGCCCTCTCAGACGTCGTCGCGGCATGA